Proteins from a genomic interval of Rhodothermales bacterium:
- a CDS encoding cytochrome C oxidase subunit IV family protein: MSEAHSVEEIRKHVRTYMIVFGALLVLTVVTVAVAYIDLSIGPALALALFIASIKGGLVAAYFMHLIDEKKLIFWILGVTFAFLIFMFILFVSAYNDQDQIWPAEEAVTMEQTR; this comes from the coding sequence ATGTCGGAAGCCCACAGTGTGGAAGAAATCCGCAAACACGTTCGGACCTACATGATCGTGTTCGGAGCGCTGCTCGTCTTGACCGTGGTGACGGTCGCGGTGGCGTACATCGACCTGAGCATCGGGCCGGCCCTTGCGCTGGCGCTGTTCATCGCCTCCATCAAGGGAGGCCTCGTGGCGGCCTACTTCATGCACCTGATTGATGAGAAGAAGCTCATCTTCTGGATTCTGGGCGTGACGTTCGCCTTCCTGATTTTCATGTTCATCCTCTTTGTCTCCGCCTACAACGACCAGGATCAGATCTGGCCGGCTGAAGAGGCGGTGACCATGGAACAGACGCGCTGA
- a CDS encoding cbb3-type cytochrome c oxidase subunit I — MSDHDHGGHDHHDDHHEESFIRKYIFSTDHKVIGIQYGLTSLLFLFIGFSLMMLMRWQLAYPGEALPIIGQLFSDATMPDGVMQPEFYNQLGAMHGTIMVFLGIVPLAVGAFGNYVVPLQIGAPDMAFPKLNMASYWVFFVGGIVMLASFWVPAGAAKAGWTSYPPLADIETMGQTMWLIGMIFLITSSLLGAVNFITTIIQLRAPGMTLWRMPFFVWAQLVTSFLLLLAFPPLEAAGVLQLFDRLAGTSFFLPSGLVVSGEVLDVAGGGSPLLWQHLFWFLAHPEVYVLILPAMGIVAEIVANNTRKPLWGYRLMVYSLVFLGFMSFIVWAHHMFITGMGTALSGFFQITTMIISIPSVIILSALFLSLWGASIRFTTPMLFALAFLPMFGIGGLTGLPLGLAPTDIPLHDTMYVIGHFHYVVAPGTILAMFAGIYYWYPKATGRYLNDTLGKVHFWGSVIPMNFIFFPMLIQGMAGVSRRLYDGGASYDFAQEVVHYNETMSIAAWVLGLFQLPFIFNFFWSIWKGRKVENDNPWEATTVEWTATTSPPLGHGNFETIPTVYRGPYEYSVPGHDSDFYPQDQP, encoded by the coding sequence ATGAGCGATCACGACCACGGTGGACACGACCACCATGATGACCACCATGAGGAGAGCTTCATAAGGAAGTACATCTTCTCTACGGATCACAAGGTCATCGGCATCCAGTATGGCCTGACCAGCCTGCTCTTCCTCTTCATCGGCTTCTCGCTGATGATGCTGATGCGCTGGCAGCTGGCCTATCCAGGCGAAGCACTGCCGATTATCGGCCAGCTGTTCAGTGACGCCACCATGCCGGATGGCGTGATGCAGCCGGAGTTCTACAACCAGCTCGGCGCGATGCACGGCACCATCATGGTGTTCCTGGGCATCGTGCCGCTGGCTGTGGGTGCGTTCGGCAACTACGTAGTGCCGCTGCAGATCGGTGCCCCCGACATGGCCTTCCCGAAGCTGAACATGGCTTCGTACTGGGTCTTCTTTGTGGGCGGCATCGTGATGCTGGCCAGCTTCTGGGTCCCGGCCGGCGCAGCGAAAGCAGGCTGGACGTCCTACCCGCCGCTTGCGGACATAGAAACGATGGGCCAGACCATGTGGCTCATCGGCATGATCTTCCTGATCACGTCATCGCTCCTGGGTGCGGTCAACTTCATCACGACGATCATCCAGCTCCGGGCCCCCGGCATGACGCTCTGGCGCATGCCGTTTTTTGTGTGGGCACAGTTGGTCACTTCGTTCCTGCTGCTGCTTGCGTTCCCGCCGCTCGAGGCGGCCGGCGTGCTGCAGCTGTTTGACCGGCTTGCGGGCACCAGCTTCTTCCTGCCCTCGGGCCTGGTGGTCAGCGGTGAAGTGCTCGACGTGGCCGGCGGCGGCAGCCCGCTTCTCTGGCAGCACCTGTTCTGGTTCCTGGCGCACCCCGAGGTCTACGTCCTCATTCTCCCCGCGATGGGCATTGTCGCGGAGATCGTGGCCAACAACACCAGGAAGCCGCTCTGGGGCTATCGCCTGATGGTCTACTCCCTGGTATTCCTCGGCTTCATGAGCTTCATCGTGTGGGCCCACCACATGTTCATCACGGGCATGGGTACCGCGCTCAGTGGGTTCTTCCAGATTACCACGATGATCATCTCCATTCCGAGTGTGATCATCCTTTCGGCCCTGTTCCTGTCATTGTGGGGGGCCTCCATCCGGTTCACCACGCCGATGCTGTTTGCGCTGGCGTTCCTTCCCATGTTCGGGATCGGAGGATTGACGGGGCTGCCCCTCGGCCTCGCCCCCACGGACATTCCCCTTCACGACACCATGTATGTGATTGGGCATTTCCACTACGTGGTGGCACCGGGGACCATCCTGGCCATGTTTGCCGGGATCTACTACTGGTATCCGAAGGCCACGGGCAGATACCTGAACGACACGCTCGGCAAGGTGCACTTCTGGGGGTCCGTGATCCCGATGAACTTCATCTTCTTCCCCATGCTCATACAGGGCATGGCGGGCGTCTCCCGGCGGCTGTATGACGGCGGCGCCAGCTACGACTTCGCTCAGGAGGTCGTTCACTACAACGAGACGATGTCCATCGCCGCCTGGGTGCTGGGCCTCTTCCAGTTGCCGTTCATCTTCAACTTCTTCTGGTCCATCTGGAAAGGTCGCAAGGTGGAAAACGACAATCCGTGGGAAGCCACGACCGTCGAGTGGACCGCGACCACATCGCCCCCACTGGGACACGGCAATTTCGAGACGATCCCGACGGTCTACCGCGGCCCGTACGAATACAGCGTGCCTGGTCACGACTCCGACTTCTACCCCCAGGACCAGCCCTGA
- a CDS encoding cytochrome c oxidase subunit 3: MQIPYTVEVRPDTGVNNAKLGVWLFLASEIMLFGGLFSAYIFLRVGVPVWPGELDGEVFTTASQVLNVPLAFVNTVVLIASSVTIVLSWAALAMNDFKKYKLYMGLTILCGFGFLIIKTIEYGDKFSHGYFPADNNFLGIYFVMTGLHALHVIGGMIVNGYFWGPGAKMWKTDPERFKSRIEVAGLYWHFVDLVWIFLFPTIYLV, from the coding sequence ATGCAGATTCCCTATACCGTAGAGGTCCGTCCCGACACCGGCGTCAACAACGCCAAGCTTGGTGTCTGGCTGTTTCTGGCCTCCGAGATCATGCTGTTCGGCGGACTCTTCTCCGCCTACATCTTCCTGCGCGTCGGCGTGCCGGTTTGGCCCGGCGAACTGGACGGCGAAGTCTTCACGACCGCCTCCCAGGTCCTGAACGTGCCGCTGGCCTTCGTGAACACCGTGGTGCTCATCGCCTCCTCAGTCACCATTGTGCTGAGCTGGGCGGCGCTGGCGATGAATGATTTCAAGAAGTACAAGCTGTACATGGGTCTGACGATCCTATGCGGCTTCGGCTTCCTGATCATCAAGACCATCGAGTACGGCGACAAGTTCTCGCACGGCTACTTCCCTGCCGACAACAACTTCCTGGGCATTTACTTCGTGATGACCGGCCTGCACGCCCTCCACGTGATCGGCGGCATGATTGTGAACGGCTACTTCTGGGGCCCCGGCGCCAAAATGTGGAAGACCGATCCCGAACGCTTCAAGAGCCGCATCGAGGTGGCGGGCCTGTACTGGCACTTCGTGGACCTCGTCTGGATTTTCCTGTTTCCAACCATCTATCTGGTCTGA
- a CDS encoding cytochrome c, giving the protein MKNAVKIFGFAILVSAFYSYVGQTVPQKITYPPESATLSADMTPFELAEAGELIVAGKGTCLGCHTIGSGADPSSLRFPDLGGIGVAAADRVPGEDAVTYLAKSMYEPNDFIVEGFLPGMPVINRPPIGLNDDEIKAVIAYLQGLGGEPTITLATDLGYTTEVADNPAPAAAAGPPDGAAVFASYLCNTCHAVDVPTAGAGPSLYDVGARMSEAEIRESIMDPDAVVAEGYVAGVMGATLAAVGFSDKVTDQEVDALVQFLASKTGGS; this is encoded by the coding sequence ATGAAAAACGCCGTCAAGATCTTCGGATTCGCCATTCTGGTCTCGGCGTTCTACAGCTACGTAGGGCAGACCGTACCCCAGAAAATCACCTACCCGCCGGAGTCCGCGACCCTGAGCGCGGACATGACGCCTTTTGAGCTGGCGGAGGCGGGTGAACTGATTGTGGCCGGCAAGGGCACATGCCTCGGCTGTCATACGATCGGTTCGGGTGCCGACCCGTCCAGCCTGCGCTTCCCGGACCTCGGCGGCATCGGCGTGGCCGCCGCGGACCGCGTACCCGGTGAGGATGCCGTAACGTACCTGGCCAAGTCGATGTACGAGCCCAATGATTTCATCGTCGAGGGCTTCCTGCCGGGCATGCCGGTGATCAACCGGCCGCCGATCGGCCTGAACGACGACGAAATCAAGGCGGTCATCGCCTATCTCCAGGGCCTGGGCGGAGAGCCGACGATCACGCTGGCCACCGACCTCGGCTACACCACAGAAGTGGCCGACAACCCGGCCCCTGCCGCCGCGGCCGGCCCGCCTGACGGAGCCGCCGTATTCGCATCCTACCTCTGCAACACGTGCCATGCGGTCGATGTGCCGACAGCAGGCGCGGGCCCATCGCTCTATGACGTGGGAGCCCGCATGAGTGAAGCCGAAATCCGGGAATCCATCATGGATCCCGATGCGGTTGTCGCAGAGGGCTACGTGGCCGGCGTCATGGGCGCCACGCTCGCCGCCGTCGGCTTCAGCGACAAGGTCACCGATCAGGAAGTGGACGCTTTGGTGCAGTTCCTTGCCAGCAAGACGGGAGGATCATGA
- a CDS encoding cytochrome c, whose product MNTLVVLGIIGAMVALRFLKPNIIVWAIAWWIAVYAMSTYGIDPPVPASVVNMFMGIVTIALAAYITAADGRMREAATNTIAFFTEKKFTIPLVILLLAVPALVAFNVYSDMTAEPAPPVAGRTIHPPPPATVSYQGRTINMVTDDNPYRTLETSDPAAFAAHVDNGRRVYYENCVFCHGDNMEGDGVFAHGYEPIPANFQDVSTIAMLQENYLFWRIAKGGPGLPVESTPWSSAMPAWELFLTEEEIWDVILFLYDYTGHRPRALEVHE is encoded by the coding sequence ATGAACACACTCGTAGTCCTCGGCATCATCGGGGCCATGGTGGCCCTGCGGTTTCTCAAGCCGAACATCATCGTCTGGGCCATTGCCTGGTGGATCGCCGTCTATGCGATGTCCACGTACGGCATCGACCCGCCCGTGCCGGCCAGCGTCGTGAACATGTTCATGGGCATCGTTACGATTGCCCTGGCTGCCTATATCACCGCAGCGGACGGTCGCATGCGGGAGGCCGCGACCAACACCATCGCCTTCTTTACGGAGAAGAAGTTCACCATCCCGCTGGTGATTCTGCTGCTTGCCGTGCCCGCACTGGTGGCGTTCAATGTCTACTCGGACATGACCGCCGAACCCGCTCCGCCGGTCGCCGGACGCACCATCCACCCGCCACCGCCTGCAACGGTCAGCTACCAGGGCCGCACCATCAACATGGTGACGGACGACAACCCCTACCGCACGCTGGAAACCAGCGATCCTGCCGCGTTCGCCGCGCACGTGGATAACGGACGCCGGGTCTACTACGAAAACTGCGTCTTCTGTCACGGGGACAACATGGAGGGCGATGGGGTCTTTGCCCATGGCTACGAACCCATTCCCGCCAACTTCCAGGACGTTTCAACCATTGCGATGCTGCAGGAGAACTACCTGTTCTGGCGCATCGCGAAAGGGGGCCCCGGCCTGCCGGTGGAGTCCACACCCTGGTCCAGCGCCATGCCGGCATGGGAACTCTTCCTCACGGAAGAAGAGATCTGGGATGTGATCCTTTTCCTCTATGACTACACGGGGCACCGTCCGCGCGCCCTGGAGGTGCACGAATGA
- a CDS encoding cytochrome ubiquinol oxidase subunit I codes for MRPDRLLQSGPFQGLSRERVATAMGLVSAAAIILLAGPMEAFAAPQVVDSPDYRTFPWMGSRVIMWVTAELHLMFAAFVLAVPMFAVIIEIIGYVSGDKRYDALAYEFTKLLSVSFSFTASLGAMLTFLLVILYPRLTDYLISIFSWTFIPYVALFFLEAIFLYSYYYGWGKFNPKFHIFLGIMLNIVGTGIMFIADAWLTFMNTPAGISETGELVSLSAAFMNPMWMPINIHRIIANVAFGGSVAAAYAAFKFLGAKTQEEKAHYDWMGYIGNFIAIAALLPLPFAGYWLGKEIYGFSQSLGITLMGGTFSWLFIIQAVLIGNLFLAANYYLWVSMERIEGAERFRPMIKYLLITIAACFIVWATPHSLVASVEEARKMGGAHHPVLGVLGVMSAKNTAVNVLILTTFLSFLLYRRGNKEPTVSWAKTGNYAQIGIFAATVIYVVFLGVYGYFVEASVRIGLSVPQVLSVLACMAAVITIDIFMYRGAKITGKIRWGDMPARSQYALFFIALTFAWTMGLMGYVRAGMRQHWHVYGVMEDVSVDAFTPTLGFASNVVSVIVLIFFVFIAVVFWLAGLSSKKPWEPKGPATEEATA; via the coding sequence ATGCGCCCCGACCGCCTTCTCCAGAGCGGTCCGTTTCAGGGCCTTTCGCGCGAACGCGTAGCGACGGCGATGGGCCTGGTTTCCGCAGCGGCCATAATCCTGCTGGCCGGCCCCATGGAGGCGTTCGCGGCGCCCCAGGTGGTCGACAGCCCCGACTACCGCACCTTCCCGTGGATGGGTAGCCGTGTGATCATGTGGGTCACGGCTGAGCTGCACCTCATGTTTGCAGCGTTCGTGCTGGCGGTGCCCATGTTTGCCGTGATCATCGAGATCATCGGCTACGTCAGCGGCGACAAGCGCTATGACGCGCTGGCCTACGAGTTCACGAAGCTGCTTTCGGTGTCGTTCAGCTTCACGGCGTCGCTGGGCGCAATGCTGACCTTTCTGCTGGTCATCCTCTATCCGCGCCTGACGGATTACCTGATCAGCATCTTCAGCTGGACGTTCATCCCGTACGTAGCGCTGTTCTTCCTGGAAGCCATCTTCCTCTACAGCTATTACTACGGGTGGGGCAAGTTCAACCCCAAGTTCCACATCTTCCTGGGCATCATGCTCAACATTGTGGGCACGGGCATCATGTTCATCGCCGATGCCTGGCTGACGTTCATGAACACGCCCGCCGGCATCTCCGAGACCGGCGAACTGGTCAGCCTCTCCGCGGCCTTCATGAACCCCATGTGGATGCCCATCAACATCCACCGCATCATTGCCAACGTGGCTTTCGGCGGTTCGGTGGCTGCGGCCTACGCGGCGTTCAAGTTCCTGGGCGCCAAGACGCAGGAGGAGAAGGCCCACTATGACTGGATGGGCTATATCGGCAACTTCATTGCCATCGCAGCCCTCCTCCCCCTCCCGTTTGCCGGCTACTGGCTGGGCAAGGAGATCTATGGCTTCTCGCAGAGCCTGGGCATCACATTGATGGGCGGCACCTTCTCGTGGCTGTTCATCATCCAGGCGGTGCTCATCGGCAACCTGTTCCTGGCGGCGAACTACTACCTCTGGGTGTCGATGGAGCGCATCGAGGGTGCGGAGCGCTTCCGGCCGATGATCAAGTATCTGCTGATCACGATCGCGGCCTGTTTCATTGTCTGGGCCACGCCACACTCCCTGGTGGCATCCGTGGAGGAAGCGCGCAAAATGGGCGGTGCTCATCACCCGGTGCTGGGCGTACTTGGTGTGATGAGCGCCAAGAACACGGCCGTGAACGTGCTCATCCTGACCACTTTCCTGAGCTTCCTGCTCTACAGGCGCGGCAACAAGGAGCCGACTGTTAGTTGGGCGAAGACCGGCAACTACGCCCAAATCGGCATCTTTGCGGCTACGGTTATCTACGTGGTTTTCCTCGGCGTCTACGGCTACTTCGTGGAAGCAAGCGTGCGCATCGGCCTCTCGGTCCCGCAGGTGCTCTCCGTGCTCGCCTGCATGGCGGCTGTGATCACGATCGACATCTTCATGTACCGCGGCGCCAAGATCACCGGAAAAATCCGGTGGGGTGACATGCCCGCCCGCAGTCAGTACGCACTCTTTTTCATCGCGCTGACGTTTGCCTGGACCATGGGTCTTATGGGCTACGTGCGCGCCGGGATGCGCCAGCACTGGCACGTCTACGGCGTCATGGAGGACGTCTCCGTGGATGCGTTCACGCCCACGCTCGGCTTCGCGAGCAACGTGGTGTCCGTGATCGTGCTCATCTTCTTTGTATTCATCGCCGTGGTCTTCTGGCTGGCCGGCCTCTCGAGCAAGAAGCCCTGGGAGCCCAAAGGCCCCGCCACGGAGGAGGCAACGGCATGA